TTGCAGGGCAACCGTGATTTGCGTGTGGCTTTTGCCCGCTGGAAAGCGGCCCGAGCGATTCGCGATGACGCCAGCAATGACGCCATGCCGACCATCACCAGCCGCGCGAGCAGCGATCTGGGCAAAGGGCAGATTCCGGGTCAGACCACCAAACGGGTCAACAGCGAACGCTATGACCTGGGCCTGGACATGGCCTGGGAACTGGACTTGTTCGGTCGCATCCAGCGCAACCTGGAATCCAGCGACGCTGAGCAGCAAGCGGCCGAAGCCGATCTTTACCAACTGCAAGTCACCATGATTGCCGAACTGGTGGACGCCTATGGCCAACTGCGCGGCGCGCAACTGCGAGAAAAAATCGCGCTGGCCAACCTGAACAATCAGCAGGAGTCACGCAAGATCACCGAAAGCCTGCGTGACGCCGGTGTTGGCGATCAGCTGGACGTGGTTCGTGCCGATGCGCGCCTGGCGTCTGTCGAAGCCAGCGTGCCGCAACTGCAAGCCGAACAGGTTCGTCAGCGCAACCGCATCGCCACCCTGCTGGGTGAACGTCCGGACAAACTGACCGTCGACCTGAGTCCAAAAGACTTGCCGGCGATCGCCAAGGCCCTGCCCATCGGTGATCCGGGCGAGCTGTTGCAACGGCGTCCGGACATCCGCAGCGCCGAACGCAAATTGGCGGCTGCCACCGCCCGCATCGGCGTGGCCAAGGCTGACTTGTTCCCTCGGGTGAGCCTCAGCGGTTTTCTTGGCTGGACTGCCGGGCGCGGTTCACAAATCGGCTCGTCGGCGGCCAATGCCTGGGCACTGGGCCCGAGCATCACCTGGGCGGCGTTCGACCTGGGCAGCGTGCGCGCCCGTTTGCGCGGTGCCGATGCTGAAGCCGAAGGCGCCCTGGCGACCTATGAGCAGCACGTATTGCTGGCACTGGAAGAATCGGAGAACGCCTTCAGTGATTACGGCAAACGCCAGCAGCGCCTGATTTCGCTGATTCGTCAAAGCGAATCAAGCCGCGCCGCTGCGGACCTCGCCGAAATTCGCTACCGCGAAGGCACCGTGGACTTCCTCGTCCTGCTCGATGCCCAGCG
The Pseudomonas sp. GR 6-02 genome window above contains:
- a CDS encoding efflux transporter outer membrane subunit encodes the protein MSLKAFLPSLLVLALSACAVGPDYKTPATEAANITAANDGSAGQKNFDRARFEGIWWQQFDDPTLNQLVKQSLQGNRDLRVAFARWKAARAIRDDASNDAMPTITSRASSDLGKGQIPGQTTKRVNSERYDLGLDMAWELDLFGRIQRNLESSDAEQQAAEADLYQLQVTMIAELVDAYGQLRGAQLREKIALANLNNQQESRKITESLRDAGVGDQLDVVRADARLASVEASVPQLQAEQVRQRNRIATLLGERPDKLTVDLSPKDLPAIAKALPIGDPGELLQRRPDIRSAERKLAAATARIGVAKADLFPRVSLSGFLGWTAGRGSQIGSSAANAWALGPSITWAAFDLGSVRARLRGADAEAEGALATYEQHVLLALEESENAFSDYGKRQQRLISLIRQSESSRAAADLAEIRYREGTVDFLVLLDAQRERLAAEDTQAQAEVDLYRGIVAIYKALGGGWQPETVASK